The Stigmatella aurantiaca DW4/3-1 genome contains the following window.
GCTCGGAAGGCAGAAGTTCACGGCGGCAAGGAATGGCAGGAAGAGCCAGCCTCCCCAGGCCCGCATGAGATCGAAATTGCCGCCGATCGCTGGACGCGCCGCCGGGTTGCGCCAGCGGTCCAGGTGGCCGCGGATGCCCCTGAGTTCGAGGTCCACTCCCCGCTTCAGCCAATCGCGATCGAGCAGCAGGGGGCGGAGGTTCTGCCGGGCACGTGAGAAGACGGGCTCTCGCTCCCAGATGGGGTGAGCCCAGCGCGTCGCCACCGCGGCAGGCAGACAGGTGGACTCGATCTTGTTGAAGTCAGACCACTGATACCTGGCGAGATCGATGAGGAGCCCGTCGTACTCGAAAAGCGCGGCGCCGTGGATGACCCGCTCGTCTCCGCTCGTGGCATCGATGTGCCCGTACCAGCTCACGTCCAGATCGCCGCAGGGAAGAGCCTCCTCGGGATCGATCGCCGAGCCGATGAGCCGAAGGCCGAGCAGGCCCGGGTGTCTGCGCGCGAGATCGCCGACGAGTGGCGTCAGCTTGTGCACCTCCTCTTCGGACAGAGGTCCCGGGTCGATCTGGATTTTGTCTGGCATCCCGCGGGCCTCGCTCCTCAAGAGCCATTCGAGCCGGCACCGCCGCGAGCCGCAGCCCAGACGTTGGCGCGATCGGTGATCTGCTGCAACAGGTGACGCTTGAGCACACTGTATTCGAGCCAGCTCTGCCCGGGAACGGAGGCGAGTTCTCGCTTGAGCCGCTCGTAGCTCGCGCGCTCTTCGAGGTGCTCGCGCATGTAGTCGCGGAAGTGGAGCAAGTTCGTGTACCAGGCCGCGCGCGGATCGCACAGGTGAACAACGAGGGCAGTGCCGTCCTCCAGCCGCCAGAACCAGAAGAAGCCCGGATCGATGGGGCTGGTGCCATGGTAGCGGTAGCCGAGCGACTCGAGCCGCTCCTTCTGGCTGTCCGTGCAGAGCGGGAGGGTCAGTGCCACCGCGAGATCGACGATGTTCTTGCTGGGCATGGGCGGAATGGACGTGCTGCCGACATGCTGGATGTCGATCAGCGGTTCCGCCTCCAGTGCCTTCTGGAGCCGCTGACGCTCGCGCTCGAAGAGCACAGGCCAGGAGGGGTCATAGGCGCGCACCTCCAGGTTCAGCTCCGGCATCTCCACGCGCGACCAGCGGCGCACCAGGTGCTCGATGGGCTCGCCTCCGATGTGCTGGATGCCAAGACGCTCCTTGAGCTGGCGAATGACTCGCATCATCCGGAGGGCTCCCTGCTGCCCTCCGGGGTTCCGCGCATCGTTTCCGATGTCAGTGGGCTCCATGGCTCCTCCGTCTCTCGATGGGGCGGCCTCTCACGTGAAGAAGTTCGGCTTGCGCATACTCAGGTTACCAGGGGAAGTCCTGCCGGTCCCGGAAGAAGCGGCCTCGGGGTCCATCATCAGGGAGGGTGGCAAGCCAGATGATGGTGTCGGCTCCTTGTTCGGTGGAGCGCTCCGCTTTGACACCTCCCAGGTTCGTGCGAACCCAGCCGGGCGTCATGACGTTGACGAGGATGTTGGTATCCTTGAGCTCATCGGCGAAGACCTTGGTCATCGCGTTCAGGCCCACCTTGGACAGGCGGTAGGCAATCCGGCCAGAGGTGATCTTCGAGAAGGAGCCCAGGCCGCTGGACACGTTGACGATGCGCCCGTAGTCATGCTTGCGCATGAGCGGCACGAAGAGCTGGGTGAGGTGCAGCGGACCGTAGAGGTTCGTCTCGATGGTGGGCCGGATGACCTCGTCGAAGCTCACCTCCAGCGCGGGCACGTTGAAGTCAATGGAGATTCCCGCGTTGTTGATGAGGATGTCCAGCCGCCCGAACTCGCGGGTGATGTCCTCGAGGATGCGCAGGCGGTCCTTCTCGGAGGTGACGTCGAGAGGAAGGAAGGACACGTTGAGTCCCTCGGCGGCCAGCTCTTCCACCGCCGCCCGTCCCTTGTCCTCCCGCCGCGCCGTCAGCACCACCCGGATGCCAAGCCTGACCAACTGCCGGCACACTTCCAACCCGATGCCACGGTTCGCGCCCGTGACCAGCGCAATGCGTTGCTCCACAGCTCAGACTCCTGGCCCCATCGTCGTAGTCCGGGAACCGCTGAAACAGCAGCCGCTCCCGAGTGCGCACGAACTGCTTCAGCTCGGGCGGCAAGTTGGTGGAGCATAAGACGAGCATGGGCCTGAGCGAAGCCGTCCGCTTCGAACACAGGACGGATCGTGCGTGGCTGCTCAGCGGGATGAGCTGGCCGTCGGCATCCCCCGTGAACGGCACGGCGTAGAGGCCGCCCTCTCAGCTCCCACGGTTGAAGCGGGGACGGTCTTCCCTTTTCGAGGGGAGCTCTCGCTTCACCTCCACGCGAGCGGCGGCCGAGGGCTTCGGAGCGCGCCGAGGACTCGCCTCGGGCGGAAGAACAGGCGCGGGTGCGGCGGAAGGAGCCTCGTTCGCCTCCAGGATGGGTCCACTCGTAGGCAATGAGAAGGAGCGCCCATTCGCCAAGCGACTCAAGTCGGGTGGAAGACGAACTCAAGCATGAAGCAGCCGCCGGGCGCAGGCGGACGTCTCCGTGGCAATACGGAGCCCTGGGGCTCGTCCCCTCCACCGGCGCAGCGTACGGCCTTGCTTCCTGCGCCTCCCTGCCCCCGCCCGCCGCCGAGCCAGTGGGCCCCCATTCCGCCTGTTTTCCTCGGACCTCTCCGAGCGCATCGTGCCTGCCCGCCCGCCCTGCGACTTGGAAACACTCAAGCAAGAGGGCTCAGGACTGAAACTGCTCTCTCCACCCTCACAAAAGGTGTGTGGTATCGAGTGCTTGGATGGGTACCTCAACCACACCTCACGAAGCGGCGAGCAGTTCCTCTTCCGCCACCCAGCTGCCGGGCGAGCCTCAAGGCGCAGCGGCGGCGCTGCCCGCTGGCGGGGGCGAGATGGGCGCCCTCATGCGCTCCATCAACTGGGCTCAGACTCCCGTGGGGCCGCTGGAAACGTGGCCCCAGTCGCTGCGCACGGCGGTCAGCATCCTGCTCGAATCGCGCTTTCCGATGTACATCGCGTGGGGGCCCCAGTTCGTTCAGTTCTACAACGATGGGTTCCGCCCGATTCTTGGCTCGACCAAGCATCCCGGCGCCATGGGCCGCAGCTCCCAATCCACGTTCGCAGAGGGCTGGCACCTCATCGGTCCGATGTTCGAGGAAGTGAGACAAGGGAAGGCGGTCGGCTCCGAAGACTGGATGCTCCCGCTTGACCGCAATGGTTATCTCGAGGAGTGCTACTTCACCTTCTCGTACAGTCCGATACGAGACGAGAGTGGTGGCGTCGGAGGTGTTCATGTCACCGTCACCGAAACGACCGGCCGGGTGCTTGGCGAACGACGGTTGCGGACACTGAGAGACCTTGCGGCGCGCGCGGGACCGGTGAGGCGGGAACAAGATGCGTGGCGAGAAGCCGCCCAGGTGCTGGAAGGCAACGTTTTGGACGTTCCCTTCGCCTTGCTGTACCGGATGAGTGACGCGGGCGAGAGGCCCGAACTGGTGGAGACGGCCGGCTGGGGGACGGATACAGCGGCCGCTGTTTCGCTCATGGGCGCACCTCAGGCAAACCTGCTGTGGCCCTTCGCGGATGCGGCCGCGACCCTGACCCCCCAGTTCGTCCCGGATGTGCGTGCCCGCTTCGCGGAGCTTCCCAGAGGCACCTGGCCGGAGGCTCCTCACTCGGCCTGGGTATTACCCATTTCCCGCTCAGGCTCCAAGCGCCTCCATGGCTTTCTCGTCGCGGGCTTGAGCGCGAGGCGTGCTCCCGACGACGACTACCGTGGATTTCTCGGGTTGGTGGCGGATCACATTGCCACAGCCATCAGCAGCGCGTGCGCCTACGAGGAGGAAAAGAAGCGGGCGGAGGCACTGGCTGAGATTGACCGCACCAAGACGGCTTTCTTCAACAACGTGAGCCACGAGCTTCGCACTCCGCTCGCGCTGATGCTCGGGCCCATCGAGGACGGCCTGGAGGACACCGAATATCCCCTCCCCCCCAAGCAGCGGGAACGGCAGGAAGTGGTGCACCGCAACGGCCTGCGCCTGCGGAAGCTCGTCAACATGCTGCTCGACTTCGCCCGCATGGAGGCTGGGCGCGCCCAGGCTTCCTTCGTCCCGACGGACCTGTCC
Protein-coding sequences here:
- a CDS encoding SDR family oxidoreductase; its protein translation is MEQRIALVTGANRGIGLEVCRQLVRLGIRVVLTARREDKGRAAVEELAAEGLNVSFLPLDVTSEKDRLRILEDITREFGRLDILINNAGISIDFNVPALEVSFDEVIRPTIETNLYGPLHLTQLFVPLMRKHDYGRIVNVSSGLGSFSKITSGRIAYRLSKVGLNAMTKVFADELKDTNILVNVMTPGWVRTNLGGVKAERSTEQGADTIIWLATLPDDGPRGRFFRDRQDFPW
- a CDS encoding GrpB family protein, with product MEPTDIGNDARNPGGQQGALRMMRVIRQLKERLGIQHIGGEPIEHLVRRWSRVEMPELNLEVRAYDPSWPVLFERERQRLQKALEAEPLIDIQHVGSTSIPPMPSKNIVDLAVALTLPLCTDSQKERLESLGYRYHGTSPIDPGFFWFWRLEDGTALVVHLCDPRAAWYTNLLHFRDYMREHLEERASYERLKRELASVPGQSWLEYSVLKRHLLQQITDRANVWAAARGGAGSNGS